A region from the Papio anubis isolate 15944 chromosome 6, Panubis1.0, whole genome shotgun sequence genome encodes:
- the LOC101018895 gene encoding HLA class II histocompatibility antigen, DP alpha 1 chain precursor (The RefSeq protein has 4 substitutions compared to this genomic sequence) yields the protein MRPEDRMFQTRAVILRTLSLALLLSLRGAGAIKADHVSTYAMFVQTHRPTGEYMFEFDEDEQFYVDLDKKETVWHLEEFGRAFSFEAQGGLANIAILNNNLNITIQRSNYTQAANDPPEVTVFPKEPVELGQPNTLICHIDKFFPPVLNVTWLCNGEPVTEGVAESLFLPRTDYSFHKFHYLTFVPSAEDFYDCRVEHWGLDQPLLKHWEAQEPIQIPETTETVLCALGLVLGLVGIIVGTVLIIKSLRSGRDPRAQGPL from the exons ATGCGCCCTGAAGACAGAATGTTCCAGACCAGAGCTGTTATCTTGAGAACCCTCTCCTTGGCTTTGCTGCTGAGTCTCCGAGGAGCTGGGGCCATCAAGG CGGACCATGTATCAACTTATGCCATGTTTgtacagacacatagaccaacaggGGAGTATATGTTTGAGTTTGATGAAGATGAGCAGTTCTATGTGGATCTGGACAAGAAGGAGACCGTCTGGCATCTGGAGGAGTTTGGCCGAGCCTTTTCCTTTGAGGCTCAGGGCGGGCTGGCTAACATTGCTATATTGAACCACAACTTGAATATCACGATCCAGCGTTCCAACTACACTCAGGCCGCCAATG ATCCCCCTGAGGTGACCGTGTTTCCCAAGGAGCCTGTGGAGCTGGGCCAACCCAACACCCTCATCTGCCACATTGACAAGTTCTTCCCTCCAGTGCTCAACGTCACGTGGCTGTGCAATGGGGAGCCGGTCACTGAGGGTGTCGCTGAGAGCCTCTTCCTGCCCAGAACAGATTACAGCTTCCACAAGTTCCATTACCTGACCTTTGTGCCCTCAGCCGAGGACTACTATGACTGCAGGGTGGAGCACTGGGGCTTGGACCAGCCGCTCCTCAAACACTGGG AGGCCCAAGAGCCAATCCAGATGCCTGAGACAACGGAGACTGTGCTCTGTGCCCTGGGCCTGGTGCTGGGCCTAGTGGGCATCATCGTGGGCACCATCCTCATCATAAAGTCTCTGCGATCTGGCCGTGACCCCCGGGCCCAGGGGCCCCTGTGA
- the LOC101018895 gene encoding HLA class II histocompatibility antigen, DP alpha 1 chain isoform X1, which translates to MRPEDRMFQTRAVILRTLSLALLLSLRGAGAIKADHVSTYAMFVQTHRPTGEYMFEFDEDEQFYVDLDKKETVWHLEEFGRAFSFEAQGGLANIAILNHNLNITIQRSNYTQAANDPPEVTVFPKEPVELGQPNTLICHIDKFFPPVLNVTWLCNGEPVTEGVAESLFLPRTDYSFHKFHYLTFVPSAEDYYDCRVEHWGLDQPLLKHWEAQEPIQMPETTETVLCALGLVLGLVGIIVGTILIIKSLRSGRDPRAQGPL; encoded by the exons ATGCGCCCTGAAGACAGAATGTTCCAGACCAGAGCTGTTATCTTGAGAACCCTCTCCTTGGCTTTGCTGCTGAGTCTCCGAGGAGCTGGGGCCATCAAGG CGGACCATGTATCAACTTATGCCATGTTTgtacagacacatagaccaacaggGGAGTATATGTTTGAGTTTGATGAAGATGAGCAGTTCTATGTGGATCTGGACAAGAAGGAGACCGTCTGGCATCTGGAGGAGTTTGGCCGAGCCTTTTCCTTTGAGGCTCAGGGCGGGCTGGCTAACATTGCTATATTGAACCACAACTTGAATATCACGATCCAGCGTTCCAACTACACTCAGGCCGCCAATG ATCCCCCTGAGGTGACCGTGTTTCCCAAGGAGCCTGTGGAGCTGGGCCAACCCAACACCCTCATCTGCCACATTGACAAGTTCTTCCCTCCAGTGCTCAACGTCACGTGGCTGTGCAATGGGGAGCCGGTCACTGAGGGTGTCGCTGAGAGCCTCTTCCTGCCCAGAACAGATTACAGCTTCCACAAGTTCCATTACCTGACCTTTGTGCCCTCAGCCGAGGACTACTATGACTGCAGGGTGGAGCACTGGGGCTTGGACCAGCCGCTCCTCAAACACTGGG AGGCCCAAGAGCCAATCCAGATGCCTGAGACAACGGAGACTGTGCTCTGTGCCCTGGGCCTGGTGCTGGGCCTAGTGGGCATCATCGTGGGCACCATCCTCATCATAAAGTCTCTGCGATCTGGCCGTGACCCCCGGGCCCAGGGGCCCCTGTGA